In one Hydrogenimonas thermophila genomic region, the following are encoded:
- a CDS encoding permease, whose translation MKLKGIPLFVAVVLLYIILYFLNSQKLFQALYESGLVLLKIIPIFLLVILFTAIINYFFKPKEVARHLGKKSGWRGWAVSLIAGILSHGPMYAWYPMIEDLKQHGLKKGLIATFFYARSIKIPLLPIMIDYFGILFTIVLITYTLIASLIQGWLIELLNIKSSHFN comes from the coding sequence ATGAAATTAAAAGGGATCCCTTTATTTGTTGCTGTTGTACTATTGTACATTATTCTCTATTTTTTAAATTCGCAAAAGTTATTTCAGGCACTTTATGAGAGCGGGTTGGTACTTTTAAAGATAATTCCTATATTTTTGCTTGTAATTTTATTTACGGCAATCATTAACTATTTTTTTAAACCAAAAGAGGTGGCTCGTCATCTTGGTAAAAAGAGTGGATGGAGAGGATGGGCAGTATCTTTAATTGCAGGAATATTAAGTCATGGTCCAATGTATGCTTGGTATCCAATGATTGAAGACTTAAAACAGCATGGTCTTAAAAAAGGGTTGATTGCTACATTCTTTTATGCAAGATCAATTAAAATTCCTCTTCTTCCAATTATGATAGACTATTTTGGTATACTATTTACAATTGTATTGATTACGTATACGTTAATAGCATCTTTAATACAAGGATGGTTAATAGAGTTGTTGAATATAAAAAGTAGTCATTTTAATTAA
- a CDS encoding permease codes for MKQKQRSFKKALKNSFTNFMSMMPMILAIIGLVGIFQTFITEEMLAKLFTGNSVKDTLIGTVTGAIAVGQPFVSYIIGGELLEEGISLYAVTAFILAWVTLGIVQLPAEAEVLGKQFTFYRNILAFIFTLLVSILTAWTVELLK; via the coding sequence ATGAAGCAGAAGCAAAGGTCATTTAAAAAAGCGTTGAAAAACTCTTTTACAAATTTTATGTCAATGATGCCAATGATTTTAGCAATTATTGGGTTGGTAGGTATTTTTCAAACATTTATTACAGAAGAGATGCTGGCAAAACTCTTTACAGGTAATAGTGTTAAAGATACACTTATAGGAACAGTTACCGGTGCTATTGCTGTAGGACAGCCATTTGTTAGCTATATTATAGGAGGAGAGTTGCTTGAAGAAGGCATATCTTTATATGCTGTGACAGCATTTATTTTGGCTTGGGTTACTCTTGGCATAGTACAACTTCCGGCAGAAGCAGAAGTTTTAGGAAAACAATTTACTTTTTATAGAAATATATTGGCATTTATTTTTACATTGCTAGTTTCTATTCTAACAGCTTGGACAGTGGAGTTATTAAAATGA